From the genome of Colletotrichum higginsianum IMI 349063 chromosome 4, whole genome shotgun sequence, one region includes:
- a CDS encoding Btb poz-like protein, with protein MFSRRFEPPQTANKSFSKSHKASKSSSSFSKSSGVSKHRHESRHSRRPTTATTSSTATEDTSMSNNLTSAIVTLVVGTEQRLFAAHEDVLCASPFFQHALRGIYSPDCGAAAKRVALPDEEPEIFSSVLEYLYKGDYYPRLVHNKRRNSWEIEALNADNGRGGVESTVYHHGVDGELLKDTVIYCAAEKYGLDELKRVSLRKQGLQSGIQCSTILASARYAYANTPDSDSKLRAHYLALIIRSRSTFKRSGTMQLEMYNGGTQLFFDLFVALCNHVDDISTV; from the exons ATGTTCAGTCGACGCTTCGAACCCCCTCAAACAGCGAACAAGAGCTTTTCGAAAAGCCACAAGGCATCCAAGTCCAGCTCGTCATTCAGCAAATCCAGCGGCGTTTCGAAACATCGTCATGAGTCCCGCCACAGCCGCCGGCCGACGACCGCCACCACCTCAAGCACAGCAACTGAGGACACATCGATGAGCAA CAACCTCACCTCCGCTATTGTaaccctcgtcgtcggcaccgaACAGCGGCTCTTCGCTGCCCACGAAGATGTTCTTTGCGCTTCTCCCTTTTTTCAGCATGCTCTCCGCGGCATTTATTCCCCCGACTGTGGCGCCGCGGCCAAGCGCGTCGCCCTTCCCGACGAGGAGCCTGAGATATTCTCTTCAGTGCTCGAGTATCTCTACAAGGGTGACTACTACCCGCGCCTTGTGCACAACAAGCGCCGCAACTCCTGGGAGATTGAGGCGCTCAACGCAGACAAcggtcgcggcggcgtcgaatCGACGGTGTATCAtcacggcgtcgacggtgaATTGCTCAAGGACACCGTCATCTATTGTGCCGCAGAGAAGTACGGACTCGACGAGTTGAAGCGGGTTTCTTTGCGGAAGCAAGGTCTTC AATCCGGTATCCAGTGCAGCACGATTCTGGCTTCGGCCCGGTACGCCTATGCAAACACCCCCGATAGCGATTCCAAGCTGCGGGCTCActacctcgccctcatcatCCGCAGCCGGAGCACCTTCAAACGCAGCGGCACCATGCAGCTTGAGATGTACAACGGCGGCACCCAGCTCTTCTTCGACCTCTTTGTCGCCCTCTGCAACCATGTCGACGATATTTCGACTGTGTAA
- a CDS encoding Alpha beta superfamily, whose amino-acid sequence MHAIRANSIGQSLCRSRRLQALPAAATWRATSPRPLPHLGLFLKRQFQAEALYLPPLFFAGLLIALWTQKCIAMVLFQNKIIYMPGLPPNARRERIQDYAKQCWGMQWEEKRTQAADGTNLALCVASATSTGGKKTTSRDDADDDTLSMPAVYVLYFQGNASSIPPRLPDLSWVLRSLQQGKRPARYTIVCLSYRGYWTSRGRPSEKGINLDAQAALHWIERVHGEHDAHRHQPLPEVILWGQSIGAGVATNLAAWEAFPSTVRLRSLILETPFTSIKDMLAVLYPQRWVPYRHLWPFLRNQLDSWTNLEAVARNRSGPGAHGKPHVTIIEAGRDELVPAQHGAKLVQRCEEVGLTVEKLTVRGAFHNDAVIKLEGRKAVADAIAQVAAEMQ is encoded by the exons ATGCATGCTATCCGCGCAAACTCGATTGGGCAGTCCCTGTGTCGTTCTCGCCGTCTGCAAGCGCTTCCCGCTGCAGCAACATGGCGAGCCACGTCTCCGCGACCGCTGCCgcacctcggcctcttcctcaAGAGGCAGTTCCAAGCCGAGGCGCTGTATCTGCCGCCGCTGTTCTTCGCGGGCCTTCTGATCGCTCTGTGGACGCAGAAATGCATCGCAATGGTCCTCTTCCAGAACAAGATCATCTACATGCCTGGCCTGCCACCCAACGCGCGCAGAGAGCGCATCCAAGACTACGCGAAGCAGTGCTGGGGCATGCAGTGGGAGGAGAAAAGGacccaggccgccgacgggacGAATCTAGCCCTCTGCGTGGCCTCGGCGACATCGACTGGTGGCAAGAAGACCACGTCgcgcgacgacgccgacgatgacacTCTATCGATGCCGGCCGTCTACGTCCTCTACTTCCAGG GAAACGCCTCGTCCATTCCCCCACGATTGCCCGACCTATCATGGGTCCTTCGATCGCTGCAGCAGGGCAAGCGGCCTGCGCGATACACAATCGTGTGCCTGAGCTATCGCGGCTACTGGACCTCGAGGGGCCGCCCCTCCGAGAAGGGTATCAACCTGGACGCGCAAGCGGCTCTACACTGGATTGAGCGGGTGCACGGGGAGCACGACGCTCACAGGCACCAGCCACTGCCGGAGGTGATCCTCTGGGGTCAGAGCATCGGCGCTGGGGTGGCCACCAACCTCGCGGCCTGGGAGGCGTTCCCCTCCACGGTGCGGCTTCGGTCGCTGATCCTCGAGACGCCCTTCACATCCATCAAGGACATGCTGGCGGTGCTGTACCCCCAGAGATGGGTGCCGTACCGTCATCTCTGGCCGTTCCTCCGGAACCAACTGGACAGCTGGACGAACCTAGAGGCGGTTGCCAGGAATCGGTCTGGGCCGGGTGCGCATGGAAAGCCTCATGTTACGATCATCGAAGCCGGCAGGGACGAGCTAGTGCCGGCCCAACACGGCGCGAAGCTGGTCCAGCGCTGCGAGGAGGTCGGATTGACGGTCGAGAAGTTGACGGTGCGCGGTGCGTTCCATAACGATGCCGTCATCAAACTAGAGGGGCGCAAAGCTGTTGCCGACGCTATCGCGCAAGTTGCAGCTGAAATGCAATAG
- a CDS encoding Protein phosphatase 1 regulatory subunit SDS22, whose product MPGPVDPKTPTESSPRQSPRIELPEEEETSLRTDGQTSPGLRNSKGWDGKLRVQRTAVLANPEVLSDPESDDENVIPGEELPADEDLLDGEDPETDELIVSHARVSSITALRLERFQKVVRLCLRQNSIQSIDGLSPLASTLEDLDFYDNLISHIRGLDDLVNLTSLDLSFNKIKHIKRVNHLTKLKELFLVANKISTIENLEGLDNLTSLELGSNRIRVLQNLDSLKNLEELWVAKNKITELTGLGGLSNLRILSIQSNRIRDLAPLADVPSLEELYMSHNALTSLAGIERNEKLRVVDISNNAVTSIKGLGPLKNLEELWASYNQIADFNEVEKELRDKEHLTTVYFEGNPLQLRGPAVYRNKVRLALPQLSQIDATYVKT is encoded by the exons ATGCCTGGCCCCGTAGACCCAAAGACGCCGACAGAATCCTCGCCGAGGCAATCGCCTCGCATCGAACTCcccgaggaagaagagaccTCCCTGCGGACGGACGGCCAGACCAGCCCCGGGTTAAGGAACAGTAAAGGATGGGACGGAAAGCTAAGAGTCCAGCGCACCGCCGTACTCGCCAACCCCGAGGTCCTCTCGGATCCTGAATCGGATGACGAGAATGTCATCCCCGGCGAGGAGCTCCCCGCCGACGAAG atctcctcgacggtgAAGACCCAGAAACCGACGAGCTCATTGTTTCCCATGCCCGCGTCTCCTCCATCACCGCCCTCCGCCTGGAGCGCTTCCAAAAGGTCGTCCGCCTTTGTCTCCGCCAGAACTCGATCCAGTCCATCGATGGCCTCTCGCCCCTCGCCTCAActctcgaggacctcgacttCTACGACAACCTCATCTCCCACatccgcggcctcgacgacctcgtcaacctcACCTCGCTCGAcctcagcttcaacaagatcAAGCACATCAAGCGCGTTAATCACCTGAcgaagctcaaggagcttttcctcgtcgccaacaaGATCAGCACTATCGAGAACCTGGAGggcctcgacaacctcaCTTCCCTCGAGCTCGGCTCCAACCGCATCCGAGTTCTGCAGAACCTCGACTCTCTCAAGAACCTCGAGGAGCTCTGGGTTGCCAAGAACAAGATCACCGAGCTCACCGGTCTCGGTGGCCTCTCAAACCTGCGCATCCTCAGCATTCAGTCAAACCGCATCCGCGACCTCGCCCCGCTCGCTGACGTCCCCAGCCTCGAAGAACTCTACATGTCCCACAACGCCCTCAcctccctcgccggcatcgagCGCAACGAGAAGCTGCGCGTCGTGGACATTTCCAACAACGCTGTCACCAGCATCAAAGGCCTCGGCCCCCTCAAGAACCTGGAGGAGCTCTGGGCAAGCTACAACCAGATTGCCGACTTtaacgaggtcgagaaggagctgCGCGACAAGGAGCACCTCACGACCGTCTACTTCGAAGGCAACCCGCTGCAACTCAGAGGCCCCGCCGTGTACCGAAACAAAGTCCGTCTGGCCCTGCCTCAACTATCCCAGATTGACGCAA CCTACGTCAAGACATGA
- a CDS encoding NAD(P)H-dependent D-xylose reductase xyl1 has protein sequence MAVPNIKLNSGFDMPQVGFGLWKVDNAIAADTVYEAIKAGYRLFDGACDYGNEVECGEGVARAIKEGIVKREELFIVSKLWNTFHDGPRVEPIVKKQLADWGVDYFDLYLIHFPVALEYVDPSVRYPPGWHYDGKSEIRPSKASIQETWTAFESLVEKGLTRSIGVSNFQGQLLYDLLRYAKIPPATLQIEHHPYLVQPDLVKLAANEGIAVTAYSSFGPASFKEFNMEHATDFVPLFEEPTITAIAKKHNKEPSQVLLRWATQRGLAVIPKTSRKNILAQNLAVTDFDLEQTDIDKISALDRKTRFNQPANYFSTEKLWIFG, from the exons ATGGCTGTCCCCAACATCAAGCTGAATAGCGGCTTCGACATGCCCCAAGTGGGCTTCGGTCTGTGGAAGGTCGACAACGCCATCGCTGCCGACACTGTTtacgaggccatcaaggccggCTACCGTCTGTTTGACGGCGCCTGCG ACTACGGCAACGAGGTCGAGTgtggcgagggcgtcgcccGCGCCATCAAGGAGGGCATCGTCAAGCGCGAGGAGCTCTTCATCGTCTCTAAGCTCTGGAACACCTTCCACGATGGCCCCCGCGTAGAGCCCATCGTCAAGAAGCAGCTCGCCGACTGGGGCGTCGACTACTTCGACCTTTACCTCATCCACTTCCCGGTCGCCCTCGAGTACGTCGACCCCTCGGTCCGATACCCTCCCGGCTGGCACTACGACGGCAAGTCCGAGATCCGCCCCTCTAAGGCTTCCATCCAGGAGACCTGGACCGCCTTCGAGAGccttgtcgagaagggccTCACCAGGAGCATCGGCGTCTCCAACTTCCAGGGCCAGCTGCTCTATGACCTCCTCCGCTACGCCAAGATCCCCCCCGCCACCCTTCAGATCGAGCACCACCCCTACCTCGTCCAGCCTGACCTGGTCAAGCTGGCCGCCAACGAGGGTATCGCCGTCACAGCCTACTCCTCCTTTGGCCCCGCTTCCTTCAAGGAGTTCAACATGGAGCACGCCACCGACTTCGTCCCCCTCTTCGAAGAGCCTACCATCACCGCTATTGCCAAGAAGCACAACAAGGAGCCTTCTCAGGTCCTCCTCCGCTGGGCCACCCAGcgcggcctcgccgtcatccCTAAGACCAGCCGCAAGAACATCCTGGCCCAGAACCTGGCCGTCACCgacttcgacctcgagcagaCCGACATTGATAAGATCAGCGCCCTCGACAGGAAGACTCGCTTCAACCAGCCCGCCAAC TACTTCTCCACTGAGAAGCTTTGGATCTTTGGTTAA
- a CDS encoding tat pathway signal sequence has translation MPKSPSGRTTLTTVGRMPVIAEDDSLPAFTHPSVALLPPPPPPCRSTKPKNYGRSPLARPVHPHPSYPPPAYSRSSSRDSTLSTISTRSLLSVNENGSRPGSGASNSRGPHKEKSRLLPITTPMTPPSEAGERKGSMRVARRRSWYRIFLIGILVIGLSVGLSVGLTVGARKSYPAAPADASNYTNLFPSGSFAFNTALLVSDAGCTSEPSTWRCFPDQTYQQSPNGSLATFFWTIAASNSYTYQISSSPNPFAPQFTNETMVLLEGNSYNERLVFDFSLPKTVVPSEPVAADGRAVTCTFRDTEFRATLWTRRHAMVALARSGAANATAMATIAADADAGVKWGQWPGQVEIVQTKQGGPMCKDSAGNAVEVAAGNNQCSCQYANFDLVVQEKRIIKDAMGVA, from the exons ATGCCCAAATCCCCCTCCGGCCGCACCACCCTGACGACGGTCGGCCGCATGCCCGTCATCGCGGAAGACGACTCTCTCCCAGCCTTCACGCACCCATCCGTCGCCTTACTccctccgccaccgccgccatgccGAAGCACAAAACCAAAGAACTACGGTCGCTCGCCCTTGGCACGACCTGTTCACCCGCACCCGTCCTATCCGCCTCCCGCCTACTCCCGCAGCTCATCACGGGACAGCACCCTGAGCACCATCAGCACCCGCAGTCTCCTCAGCGTCAATGAGAACGGCAGCCGCCCGGGCTCGGGTGCCTCAAATTCTCGGGGGCCACACAAGGAAAAGTCCCGGCTCCTGCCCATCACCACACCCATGACCCCGCCTTCGGAGGCgggggaaaggaagggtTCCATGCGGGTCGCCCGCCGTAGAAGCTGGTACCGTATCTTCctcatcggcatcctcgtcatcggcctcTCCGTGGGCTTGTCGGTCGGTCTCACGGTCGGAGCACGAAAGTC ATACCCCGCAGcgcccgccgacgcctccaaCTACACAAACCTCTTCCCTTCGGGCTCCTTCGCCTTCAACACGGCTCTCCTGGTATCCGACGCCGGGTGCACCTCGGAGCCCTCGACCTGGCGCTGCTTCCCCGACCAGACCTACCAGCAGTCCCCCAACGGCTCCCTCGCGACCTTCTTCTGGACCATCGCGGCGAGCAACTCGTACACCTACCagatctcgtcgtcgccgaacCCCTTCGCGCCGCAATTCACCAACGAGACCATGGTCCTGCTCGAGGGCAACTCGTATAACGAgcgcctcgtcttcgacttCTCCCTGCCCAAGACCGTGGTCCCGTCCGAGCCAGTCGCGGCGGACGGCCGCGCGGTGACGTGCACGTTCCGGGACACGGAGTTCCGCGCGACGTTGTGGACGCGACGTCACGCCATGGTGGCGCTCGCGAGGTCGGGAGCCGCGAACGcaacggcgatggcgacgattGCTgcggacgccgacgccggtgTCAAGTGGGGACAGTGGCCCGGGCAGGTGGAGATTGTGCAGACCAAGCAGGGAGGGCCGATGTGCAAGGACTCCGCGGGGAACGCGGTCGAGGTCGCGGCGGGCAACAACCAGTGCAGTTGCCAATACGCCAacttcgacctcgtcgtgCAGGAGAAACGAA TTATCAAGGACGCCATGGGTGTAGCGTAG
- a CDS encoding ABC transporter transmembrane region 2, translating to MAEQSTLRQSAAEEAIAAFFEKYSTLIRTRLRNTSRTTRLLGTLAFAASIILSAAGGRRWWRQRREEKEQGRKLVRTNSWLHNKDGSRTIYVPYKDGTSKVVIQTTKPLTFEAHRRLFLNPPRVSGLGDGTVPSAQTKPGLNLAFLHQFLSLMSIMIPRWSSKEAGLLLSHSVFLMLRTYLSLVVARLDGEIVRDLVAGQGRAFLWGLVKWCGLGGFASYTNAMIKFLESKVSIAFRTRLTRYIHDLYLNNNLNYYKLSNLDGGVGQGADQFITQDLTLFCAAAANLYSSLGKPFVDLCVFNYQLFRSLGPLALTGLLSNYFLTASILRRLSPPFGKLKAVEGRKEGDFRSLHARLIANAEEIAFYGGADMEKQFLNKEFKSLKNWMEGIYMLKIRYNMLEDFILKYSWSAYGYLLSSLPVFLPAWGGLGGAAELAQNAPKGSRERGRMKEFITNKRLMLSLADAGGRMMYSIKDLSELAGYTSRVYTLISTLHRVHADAYFLRGQQNELYSLSDVQGTIQKGFDGVRFENVPVVAPALWPTGGEELMESLSMVVRRGEHLLISGPNGVGKTAIARILAGLWPVYRGLVSRPKDIGQDGIMFLPQRPYLSIGTLRDQVIYPDGHHDMREKRKSEDDLKRILEDARLGYLPDREGGWDTRKEWKDVLSGGEKQRMGFARVLYHEPQFAILDEGTSAVSQDVEGLLYEVCKEKGITLITISTRASLKKYHTYNLILGGGERGDEWEFERIGTEREKMQVEKELQDLRERLEQVETWKARRQEIEEELSRVWVAGGDDLDPPSYAASESDSAKSKGKETASLQDLQGDA from the exons ATGGCCGAACAATCAACGCTGCGCCAATCGGCCGCAGAAGAGGCCATCGCTGCCTTCTTCGAGAAATACTCGACCCTTATTCGTACCCGCCTCCGGAATACGTCCCGCACAACCCGTCTGCTCGGCaccctcgccttcgccgcctccatcATTCTCAGCGCTGCGGGAGGCAGACGCTGGTGGAGGCAGCGCCGGGAGGAGAAGGAACAGGGCCGCAAACTCGTCCGCACGAACTCGTGGTTGCACAACAAAGATGGCTCGCGCACGATATACGTCCCTTATAAAGACGGCACCTCCAAAGTTGTCATCCAGACGACAAAGCCGCTGACTTTCGAGGCGCATCGCCGACTCTTCCTTAACCCGCCGCGGGTGTCCGGGCTCGGCGATGGCACCGTGCCCTCGGCGCAGACGAAACCCGGGCTGAACCTGGCCTTCCTGCACCAGTTCCTTAGTTTGATGAGCATCATGATCCCGAGATGGTCGAGCAAGGAGGCCGGCCTGCTTTTGAGTCACAGTGTATTCTTGATGCTCCGGACATATCTGtcccttgtcgtcgcccGGCTTGATGGTGAGATCGTGCGCGACCTTGTCGCTGGGCAGGGGAGGGCGTTCCTCTGGGGACTCGTAAAG TGGTGCGGTCTCGGCGGGTTTGCATCATACACCAATGCGATGATCAAGTTCCTCGAGTCCAAGGTGTCCATCGCTTTCAGGACCCGCCTCACCCGGTACATCCACGACCTCTACTTGAATAACAATCTGAACTATTACAAGCTGTCTAATttggacggcggcgtcggccagggCGCTGATCAGTTCATCACGCAAGATCTGACACTGTTTTGCGCTGCGGCCGCGAACCTGTACTCGTCGCTGGGCAAGCCGTTTGTCGACCTTTGCGTGTTCAACTACCAGCTCTTCCGCTCCCTCGGTCCGCTGGCTCTCACCGGCCTGCTGAGCAACTATTTCCTGACAGCGAGCATTCTGCGTCGGCTTTCGCCGCCCTTCGGCAAGCTCAAGGCGGTGGAGGGCCGTAAGGAGGGTGACTTCAGGAGCCTGCACGCGCGCCTGATCGCCAATGCCGAGGAGATTGCGTTTTACGGTGGTGCCGACATGGAGAAGCAATTCCTCAACAAGGAATTCAAGTCTCTCAAGAACTGGATGGAGGGCATCTACATGCTCAAGATCCGCTATAACATGCTCGAGGACTTCATCCTCAAATACAGCTGGAGTGCCTACGGTTACCTGCTGTCGTCGCTGCCGGTGTTCCTTCCGGCGTGGGGTGGCCTGGGTGGCGCTGCCGAGCTGGCACAGAATGCCCCCAAGGGCAGCCGAGAGCGCGGTCGTATGAAGGAGTTCATCACCAACAAACGTCTCATGCTCTCGCTGGCAGATGCCGGCGGCAGGATGATGTACTCCATCAAGGACCTGTCCGAGCTGGCCGGCTACACCAGCCGAGTCTACACGCTGATCTCGACGCTTCACAGAGTTCACGCCGATGCCTACTTCCTTCGTGGACAACAAAATGAGCTGTACTCGCTTTCGGATGTTCAGGGAACTATCCAGAAGGGATTTGACGGCGTCCGGTTCGAAAATGTGCCTGTTGTTGCTCCAGCGCTGTGGCCcacgggcggcgaggagctgatgGAGTCGCTCTCTATGGTGGTCAGGAGAGGAGAGCACCTTCTC ATCTCCGGCCCCAATGGTGTGGGAAAGACGGCAATTGCTCGCATTCTTGCAGGGCTGTGGCCAGTGTATCGGGGTCTTGTCAGTCGGCCCAAGGACATCGGCCAGGACGGCATCATGTTCTTGCCGCAAAGACCATACCTCAGTATTGGTACGCTCCGTGACCAGGTCATCTACCCAGATGGCCATCACGACATGCGTGAGAAGCGGAAGTCCGAAGACGACCTCAAGCGCATCTTGGAGGACGCTCGCCTCGGCTACCTCCCTGATCGCGAAGGCGGCTGGGACACCCGCAAGGAGTGGAAAGACGTCCTTAGTGGTGGCGAGAAGCAGCGCATGGGCTTTGCTCGTGTGCTGTACCACGAGCCACAGTTTGCCATTCTCGACGAGGGAACCAGCGCCGTGTCTCAGGACGTCGAGGGCTTGCTTTACGAGGTGTgcaaggagaagggcatcA CCCTCATCACCATATCGACACGCGCTTCGCTCAAAAAGTACCACACGTACAACCTTATCCTCGGAGGGGGCGAGCGCGGTGACGAGTGGGAGTTTGAGAGAATCGGAACGGAGCGAGAGAAGATGCAAGTCGAGAAGGAGCTCCAGGATCTCCGAGAACGCCTCGAGCAGGTGGAGACGTGGAAGGCAAGACGGCAGGAAATTGAGGAAGAGCTCTCTCGTGTGTGGGtggctggcggcgacgattTGGACCCCCCTTCATATGCCGCCAGTGAGAGCGACTCGGCGAAGAGCAAGGGTAAGGAGACGGCATCGCTACAAGACTTGCAGGGTGATGCTTGA
- a CDS encoding NLI interacting factor-like phosphatase → MSERPQSSNQADEITPEVRENGQSSQEMSKEKVLLAPEEGGNSKKGRSLLHVPSRSSSQRNQSSPTSTGLSGATVSDSRNSIGGRSKESKGSILGRHRNGSVGSHRSGIETEPTNTPGNTQPNSPVNPPQKKKKGGLFALLGCCGVPDNANAIENGDDAVHKLDKLPARPTTAKSRQPTPQEQQQPSSSNKPQIQEKQPQPEQPMTITEAKGKRVSGATTADDTIVGGDAGDSKHAAAIISPVTTSAATGSAAAPAITVESTTGQKTEEAPIPETGSKDAEGDETMPDATPEPEDRQQIPPPVEDAPTSQQLPPPPPGPAPNASAPIDTASEPEQKFLLPPIAPEFKGKKCLVLDLDETLVHSSFKILHQADFTIPVEIEGNYHNVYVIKRPGVDQFMKRVGELYEVVVFTASVSKYGDPLLDQLDIHKVVHHRLFRESCYNHQGNYVKDLSQVGRDLKDTIIIDNSPTSYIFHPQHAVPISSWFSDAHDNELLDLIPVLEDLAKSDVQDVSLVLDVTL, encoded by the exons ATGTCCGAGAGGCCACAATCATCTAACCAAGCCGACGAAATCACACCCGAAGTCCGAGAGAACGGCCAGTCAAGCCAAGAAATGTCCAAGGAAAAGGTGCTCCTGGCACCAGAGGAGGGTGGTAACTCAAAGAAGGGTAGGAGCCTGCTGCATGTGCCGTCCCGGTCTTCCTCGCAGCGCAATCAATCCTCTCCCACGTCAACGGGGCTGAGCGGAGCAACAGTCAGCGACTCGAGAAACAGCATCGGCGGACGCTCCAAGGAGTCCAAGGGTAGCATTCTGGGACGGCATCGAAATGGCAGTGTCGGAAGCCATCGATCCGGCATCGAAACCGAACCCACCAACACCCCCGGCAACACCCAACCGAACTCTCCCGTGAACCCCccgcagaagaagaagaagggcgggcTCTTTGCGCTACTTGGGTGTTGCGGTGTCCCCGACAACGCCAACGCAATTGagaacggcgacgacgccgtgcACAAGCTCGACAAGCTGCCTGCGAGGCCGACCACTGCCAAGTCCCGACAGCCGACCCCACAGGAGCAACAGCAGCCGTCATCATCCAACAAACCCCAAATCCAGGAAAAACAACCTCAGCCCGAGCAGCCGATGACCATAACCGAGGCAAAAGGCAAGCGTGTCTCCGGCGCAACCACAGCTGACGACACCatcgttggcggcgatgctggAGATTCCAAACACGCCGCTGCTATCATCAGCCCTGTCACCACTAGCGCTGCCACTGGTAGTGCTGCCGCGCCGGCCATCACCGTTGAATCCACCACCGGCCAGAAGACCGAGGAGGCACCAATCCCGGAGACGGGCAGTAAGGACGCGgagggagacgagacgaTGCCGGATGCGACGCCAGAGCCTGAAGACAGGCAGCAAATCCCGCCGCCTGTCGAAGATGCGCCGACGAGTCAACaactgccgccgcctccacctgGACCAGCCCCAAATGCCTCGGCACCCATCGATACCGCCTCCGAACCCGAGCAGAAGTTCCTGCTGCCCCCAATCGCCCCCGAGTTCAAGGGCAAAAAGTGTCTTGTTCTCGACCTGGACGAGACGCTGGTCCATAGTTCTTTCAAG ATCCTTCATCAAGCCGATTTCACCATCCCCGTAGAAATCGAGGGCAATTATCATAATGTGTATGTTATCAAGCGACCGGGCGTCGATCAGTTCATGAAGCGCGTGGGTGAGCTTTATGAAGTGGTAGTGTTCACCGCGTCCGTATCCAAG TATGGAGATCCCCTGCTGGATCAACTCGACATCCACAAGGTCGTTCACCACAGACTCTTCCGCGAGAGTTGCTACAACCATCAAGGGAACTACGTCAAGGATCTTTCCCAGGTGGGGAGAGACTTGAAGgacaccatcatcatcgacaacTCTCCCACTTCGTACATTTTCCACCCCCAGCACGCCGTTCCCATCAGTAGTTGGTTCTCGGACGCGCACGACAACGAGCTGCTGGACTTGATTCCCGTTCTAGAAGACCTCGCAAAGTCGGATGTCCAGGACGTCAGCCTGGTCCTCGATGTTACACTTTGA
- a CDS encoding Sec61beta family protein yields MSSPRPSSPVNAPGAAASGASVARPSSPTPPGGPRTAIRRRAAADQKEKIANARPNSTRAAGAGGSSSTMLRLYTDESPGLKVDPVVVLVLSLVFIFSVVALHIIAKITRKFSS; encoded by the exons ATG TCTTCCCCTCGCCCTTCCTCGCCCGTTAACgcgcccggcgccgccgcctccggcgCGAGCGTTGCGCGCCCTTCGTCACCTACTCCCCCCGGTGGCCCCCGCACTGCCATTcgtcgccgcgccgccgccgatcaGAAGGAGAAGATTGCGAATGCGCGGCCGAACAGCACGAGAgctgccggtgccggtggcagcagcagcaccatGCTGA GACTCTACACCGACGAGTCTCCTGGTCTCAAGGTCGACCCCGTCGTTGTTCTGGTTCTTTCCCTTGTTTTCATTTTCAGCGTTGTTGCTCTTCACA TCATTGCCAAGATTACCCGCAAGTTCTCGTCTTAA